A stretch of DNA from Endozoicomonas sp. 8E:
CTTTGGGCAGGCCCGCGATCATGGCCCACTGAGCCAGATTGAGTTCATCGATCGATTTACCGTAATAAACCTGTGCCGCAGCCTCTACTCCGTAGGCGCGGTTACCCAGATAAATTTTATTGAGATAGAGTTCAAAAATTTCGTCTTTGGTCAGTTGCTGTTCAATCTGGATAGCCAGCAGAATCTCATTGAACTTTCTGGAGAAGACCCGTTCGTGAGTCAGGAAAAAGTTCTTGGCCACCTGCATGGTGATCGTGCTGCCTCCTGACTGGATTCGGCCGGTTGAAGCCAGCTGCACAGCAGCTCGCATCAGACCCATGATATCGACGCCGGGATGGTGGTAGAAACGGTCATCTTCAGCTGCCATGAAAGCTTTAATCAGGGGTTCAGGGGCGTCTGCGAAGTGAATAGGTGTTCGACGCATTTCGCCAAATTCTGCGATCAGTTTTTCGTCCTTTGAAAAGACACGCAAAGGCGTCTGCAGGTGAGTATCACGCAGGGTGTCAACTGAGGGCAGCGAAGGGCTCAGATAGAGGTAGGCGCTGGCTGCTATCAGGGTGATGCCGCTGACGGCTGCCAGGCCGCTCCAGAGCAGAAATTTTAAAATTTTTACCGATCGATTCATGCTTGGCTGATGTCCAGTTCTGGCTTGGGGAGGCTGACCGGGAATAGACAGTCTCCTGGCAGTTACAGGAGGGTCATTATAAAGGGAAATGCTCAATTTCCCTAGAATCGGGATCGTTAGTTAATGTAATGTTCATTTTTGTATTGGTTTATCGTGAGAATGATTCTCTGTCCCGAAAGGGTTGAAGGGCGTTCTTGGCTCATTACTCATACAGCTCAGGGCTGTGCCGGATGGACGATGTATTTTGTCATCAATGACAGATAGTTATCGAAAAGGTTTGGGCAAAGTCGGTAAACCGACAGGCCCTGTTTTGGTTATATTGATTGAAAAGTAGCCACGGGAAGGTGCTTGGTGTGATCTGTTTGAAATAAAGTGGATTCGAAAGGTTCCTTTCGTTGCGCATTTGAACGGACTGTTATTAAATAAAATAATAGGGAATTTTTATAACTAAAGCCGCCATGAGAGACAAGCGCCAAAGTATCGATGTCGATCAAACTGGTGCTTCGTGGTGAAAAAAGCAGGAATCGCGTCTGTGTTTGGGCTGTTTAATAATAAAACAAGTGCTGTCCTTGGAGTGGATATCAGTTCGACCTCAGTGAAGGTGCTCGAACTGGGTCGTGGCAGTAAGGGCTACCGAATCGAAGCCTACGGTGAAGAACCTTTGCCACCCGGAACTGTGGTTGAAAATGTCATTCAGGAGCCGGAGGCCGTTGGTGAGGCCATCAGGAGAGCTGTTTCCCGCAGCCGCAGCAGTGTGAAAAATGCTGCAGTGGCTGTTTCCGGTTCAGCTGTCATCACCAAGACCATCGAAATGGATTCCTCTCTGAGTGATGATGAGATGGAAACACAAATCACCGTAGAAGCCGATCAGTATATTCCGTACGCATTAGACGAAGTAGCCATTGATTTTGAAGTCCTTGGGTTGAAGGAAAATAATCCTGAGCGGGCTGAGGTGCTTCTTGCTGCCTGTCGTCGTGATAATGTTGAAATGCGTGAAGAGGCTCTTGGGCTTGGTGGTCTCAAAGCCAAAGTGGTCGATGTCGAGGCATTTGCCATGGAAAGAGTCTATGAACTGGTCAGTGATATGCTGGAGCTTCCAGAGGAAGATCCGGTGGTTGCCATTGTTGACATTGGTGCCAGCAGTACTTCCATCAGTGTGTTGAGTAATGGGCAGACTATTTACACCCGGGAACAATTGTTTGGCGGTCGACAGCTTACTGATGAGATTCAGCGCCGCTATGGTCTCAGTCCTGAAGAAGCGGAAAAATCCAAACGTGAAGGGGGGATTTCAGACGATTTTGAACCTGAAGTGCTGGAGCCTTTCAAAGAGGCGGTTGTGCAGCAGGTTTCCCGATCCCTGCAGTTTTTTTATTCCTCCAGTCAATACAATGATGTGGATGCCATTTTGATGGCCGGAGGAACATCTTCTATTCCAGGCCTTGCTGCTCTGGTTCAGGACAAGCTTGGAACACAGGCATTATTGGCCAATCCGTTCGCCAGAATGGCGCTCTCTCCAAAAGTGGACGCCAGTAAATTAACTGGCAGCGCTCCGGCTTTGATGATCGCCTGTGGATTAGCCATGAGGAGTTTTGACTGATGGCAAGGATTAACCTTCTCCCCTGGCGTGAACAACTGCGAGAAGAACGCAAAAAACGCTTTATCGCAGCCTGGCTGATGACCATATTGGCCGGTGGCGCCATGATTTTCATGGCAGATATCTACACCGGAAATGCCATCAGTCACCAGCAAAGCAGGAATCAGTATCTTCAGAATAAAATTGTTGAACTCGACAAAAGCATTGCCGAAATCAAAGGCCTCAGAGAGAAGCGAGCCCAGCTTCTGGAGCGTATGGAGGTCATACAGAATTTACAGGGCAACCGTCCTATCATTGTTCGGGTGTTTGATCAGCTGGCCCGACTGATCCCTGACGGGGTGCACTTCAAGAGCCTTCAGTTTCAGGGAGATACTCTCAAGCTGGTGGGGGTCGCTGAGTCGAATAATCGTATTTCCAGCTTGATGCGCAATTTTGATTCCTCTGAGTGGTTTTCCGATCCTAATCTGACAGCTGTACGCAAGGTGACCCTTGGCGGAGAACGGATGAATGAATTTGATCTGACTGTGATTCGAACATCGCCTGAGAAAGAAGTGGGAGACGAATCATGAGTTTCGCAGATTCTTTAAAAAAACTGAATGAGCTGGATCTGGCAGAACTGGATCTGGAAAATGTCGGTGGCTGGCCACTACCTGTCAGGGTTATTGCCTGCCTGCTGACTCTGGGGCTGGTGCTTTTTCTGGGTTATCAATTGCACTTGAGTAATCTTCAGAAAACTTACGGTACGGTCATTGCAGAAGAGAGAGAGTTAAAAGATCAATTCAGAATCAAGGCTTTCCAGGCTGCGAATCTCGATTCTTACCGGGGTCAGATGGAACAGATGGAGGCTTCCTTCGGTGCTCTGGTAAAACAGTTACCGAGCGACACCGAAGTGCCCGGATTATTGGAAGATATTACTTTCACCGGTCGTGGTGCTGGTCTGACGTTTGAAACCATCAAGTTGCAGCCTGAAAAAGCCACAGAGTTTTATATTGAGCTTCCTATCAGTATCTCAGTCGGTGGTAACTACCACGATATTGGCAATTTTGTCAGTGGTGTGGCCAGTCTTTCACGAATTGTGACGCTTCATGACTTTTCTATCACGCCGGAAAAAAATGGGCAGATGTTGAAAATGGAGATTCTGGCCAGAACTTATCGCTATAACGACAGGGAGTCTCAGTAATGAAGTGTTTACAAAGACTTCTGATTGTCTGTGCGGGAGGTGCGTTGTTGGGTTGTTCTGGAAACAGTGGTTTCAGTGATCTTGACCAGTATATGGCTGAGATGAGGTCCAAGCCTTCCGGAAGAATTGAACCGCTGCCAACCTTTACTCCCTATGAGGCATTTACTTACAGTGCTTCTGGTTTAAGAAGTCCCTTTGAGCCACCGATCAAGTTGAAAGCCTCTGACCGGGCGCTCAGCAGTAATGTCAAACCTGACAACGGTCGGTCCAGACAATACCTGGAGCAGTTCGATATCGAAACCTTTGCTCTGGTGGGGTCTATCAGCAACGACGATGGGCTTTGGGGACTGATTCGTGGTGACGACGGCATCCACCGTGTCAGGTTGGGTGATTATCTGGGTAAAAACCACGGTCGAATCACTTACATCGATGACAGTGAACTGCGAATTATCGAAATAGTGCCTGCGGGCTCTGACGTCTGGATTGAAAGACCCAGAAGTATGAGGCTGGATCTTGGCCAACCCTGATCGTTAAACATATGTTTCAAGGACAGTCCGATCAGTTTCGAAATGGATTTCCCGCTTTGCCATGCATACCTCACAGATCACGTCTTTATTTGACGTGGCGGGACAAAGGTATGGCTCTCGTTGCAGTGCCCGTTGTAATACTTGCTGTGATAAGAGCTCCTGTGGCTGATATGACAAGGTAGGCGACATCGCTTTAGGAAACTGGATTTTTCTGATGTCATGCCGATTAGAACAACAATTCTAAAAATGCTAAGTGGGTTCACTAGATGAATAATAAGCCCGTGTTGAAAGCCAGCGCAGTACGAATGCTGCTGTATATGGTGTTGGCGTGGTTGCCGCTTTCTGTCTGGGGTATAACACTCAAGAAAATGGATGCTGGCACCCTGCCGGGTGATATCGTAGAGCTGCGTCTGATGTTCGATGGCCCTGCACCTGAGGCCAAGGGGTACACGATAGAGCAGCCTCCCAGGATTTCTTTGGATTTACCGTTCACTCGCAGCGATCTGCCCAAATATAACGAAGTTGGATTTCAGAACACAGAGAGTGTCACAGTGCTTGAGGCTGGGGGCAGAACCCGGCTTGTTGTTAATTTGAAAACAGCCGCCGGTTTTACCACTAAAGCAGACGGTAATGTGCTCTATGTTTATGTGGGCGCAGAAGGTTCTAATACTCGTTCAGTTCTTCCAACAGTAGCCAGTTCTGGTGCGCCTTTGGCTGATCCTGCCAGCCAGGGTATTACCCATATTGATTTCCAGAGGGGGGAAGAAGGAGAGGGTAATGTTGTTATTACGCTCGCAGATCCCAACATTCCAATGGATATGAATGAGCTGGGTGGTCGCATTCGTCTTGAGTTTCAGGGGAATGTTCTGCCAGGCCGGTTACGTAACCGTTTGGACGTCATTGATTTCGCTACTCCCGTAAAATTCATTGATGCCAAGGTCGAGGACGGGAATGCAGTGGTCGTTATCGAGCCCAAGGGGGATTACAGCTACCTTGCTTATCAGGCAGATAACACACTGACAGTCAGTGTTAAGCCGGTATCCGATAAAGATTATGGTCGTGACCGGAAAGGTCTGGCCTATAAGGGAGACAAGCTGTCCCTCAACTTTCAGGATATCGAAGTGCGCGCTGTTCTTCAGTTGATTGCTGACTTTACCGATCTGAACCTGGTGGCCTCAGATACGGTCAGCGGTAACGTGACACTGCGTCTGCAGAATGTGCCCTGGGATCAGGCTCTGGACATCGTTCTCAAATCAAAAGGTCTGGACAAGCGACTTGAAGGTAATGTCCTGACTGTGGCTCCAGCCGAAGAGATTGCAGCCAGAGAGCGTCAGCAACTGGAGAATGACAAGCAGATTCGTGAGCTGGCGCCTGTTTATACCGATCTGATTCAGATTAATTACGCAGATGCAGAAGAGATTGCGACGGTTCTTGCCGGTGAAGGCGAAGAGACCAGTCTGCTGACTGAGCGTGGTTCGGTTCAGGTGGTGGCTCGTACTAACAGTCTTCTGGTTAAGGATACCCAGGAAAAGCTGGATGAACTGCGTGCGCTGATTCAACGTCTCGATATCCCTGTCAGACAGGTGATGATCGAGGCGAGGATTGTCAATATGAACTCCAACTTCACCCGTGATCTGGGGGTAAAGTGGGGAGGCGCGACAGACTTTGATCGTTCAGCCAATCGGGATGTAGCTGTCGGTGGTCAGGGGACTCAGGCGACTATCGTCGATGGTGTGCCAACTGTTCAATTGCCAGACAACGCTCCCTTTCTAGATTTTGGAGTGGCTGGAGAAAACGCTGCAACGTTGGCGATTGGTTTTGCAACCAACAGTACTCTGCTGAATCTTGAGCTTTCAGCCATTCTGTCAGATGGTGGTGGTGAAACGGTTTCTCAGCCAAAAGTGATAACCGCTGACAAGACTAAAGCAGTGATCAAGTCGGGTAAGGAAATTCCTTACGAAGAGAAAACATCCAGTGGTGCGACCTCTGTAGCTTTCAAGGATGCGGTTCTGTCTCTCGAAGTGACTCCGCAGATCACGCCAGAGGGCAGTATTATTATGGATGTGACGGTTACCAATGACTCTCAGGGTGCTGACGCGCCTAATGGTGTTCCTACCATCAATAAGAATGAAGTGAATACTCAGGTGTTGGTCAGAGATGGTGAAACAGTTGTTCTGGGTGGAGTATTTACTCAGGAGAAAAAGAAAGGGGCAGTTAAGGTGCCAGTGTTGGGCGATATTCCTTATGTTGGAAGATTGTTTAGAAAAGACACCAATTCAGATGTCAAAACCGAGCTGATGATTTTCATTACACCCAGAGTGGTCAACGATAATATTACCCTGCGTTAATTCCCGCATCCCGGTTGGTTCAGGCCTACCGGGATCACTTCCTAAAAATGCCCTATAACGGAATCCGCAATGGTAGAGGAATCTTGTTATGGATGGCCGCTCCAGTCAGCTGTAAGACTCTGATTATTACCAGTGGGTTCAACAACAGAAAAGGCTTCTGGAAAATCGTCAGTTTGATCAGCTTGACCTGGATAATCTCATTGAGGAAGTTGAGGAGATGGGTAGAAGTGAGCGAAACAGCTTTGAGTCCAGTCTGATCATCCTGCTGCTCCATCTGCTCAAATATGACTATCAGCTCAGGGTTCTGAAAGACCCCTGGGTTCGGGATAAAGTGATCTACATCTGGTTGCCCAGTAAGACTAACCCAAGGATTGAGATTAAGACACTGCTCAGAAAAAGTCCTCATTTGAACAAGATCAAGAATGAAATATTGGTTGAAGCGTATTCCTATGCAAGAAAAGATGCTGTACAAGAGTTGAATAAGTAGATTCGTTCAGAAGGCAATAGTTTGGACAAGAACAGCTTTCCACAGGAGTGTCCCTGGTCATTTGATCCGGTGATGGAGCTAAACTGGTTGCCCTGAGTCAAGCTCTGTATTCATCTAACAAAAAACGGGAGTGAAAGCTCCCGTTTTTTGTTGTCAGCATGACTCAGGATGCGCTAGGCTCAGCCTCACACGCAGGCAGGAAGTCAGGCTAACAAAGACAATGCCATTGAGAAATATATATCTGGTAGGCCCTATGGGGGCCGGTAAAAGTACGATCGGGCGGATGTTGGCCAAAGAACTGGGGCTGCCATTTTTCGATTCAGATCATGAGGTTGAGGCACGCAGTGGTGCTGAAATTCCCTGGATTTTTGATGTTGAGGGCGAAGAGGGCTTTCGGCAGCGTGAAATACAGGTAATACAGGATCTCTGTTCCAGGCAGGGTATTGTTCTTGCCACGGGTGGTGGGGCTGTGACCAGACTGGAAAATCGCCAGCAGCTGGGTACCAGCGGAGTGGTTGTCTTCCTCAAGGCATCAGTAGCAGCACAATTGGTCAGAACCGAGAAAGACAAAAAAAGGCCCCTGTTACAAAGGCCTGATCGTGAGCAAGTGCTGACTCAGCTGTTGAATGAGAGAGCGCCGCTCTATTCCTGTATTGCCGATATCGAGCTGGATACAGAGTTGCTATCACCCAAAGCACTGATCAATGAAATCATCCGAACCGTTGGCAAGTTGCCATAAGCCAGAAAGAAGCCTTCGGATCAGTTAATCGATATAAGGTTTTTTAGAAAAAGAGAGAGACGTTTGATGCAAGAGTCGAACATCCTTGAACTGAACGTGGATCTGGGTGAGAGAAGCTATCCCATTTTTATCGGTTCAGGCCTTTATGCGGGTGCTGCCAGACCCGAGTTGCTCCAGCCCTATATCAAAGGGCAGCAAGTGGCTGTTGTCACTAACGAAACGATTGCTCCTCTCTATCTGGATAGGGTGCGCAGCCTGCTTGATGGCTTTGACCTGACAGAAGTCATTCTTCCTGATGGAGAAGCGTTCAAGAATCTTAACACTCTTGAGAAAGTTTTTGATGGCTTGCTTGAAGCTCGTCATACCCGCAAAACCACATTGATCGCTCTGGGTGGTGGTGTGGTGGGTGATATGACAGGTTTTGCAGCCGCCGCGTACCAGCGCGGTGTTGATTTTATTCAGATTCCAACCACTCTGCTGTCCCAGGTAGATTCTTCTGTTGGTGGGAAAACCGGTGTCAATCATTCTATGGGCAAAAATATGATTGGTGCTTTCCATCAACCCAATGTTGTCCTGATTGATACGGACTCTTTGAATACACTCCCTGACCGTGAGTTTTCTGCTGGCGTTGCCGAAGTGATCAAGTACGGTCTGATATGTGATGAGTCCTTCTATCAGTGGCTGCAGGCAAATATTGAACGAATCATGGCAAGGGATCAGCAGGCGCTGACTTACGCGATCCATCGTTCCTGTTCTGACAAAGCCTGGGTGGTGGCGGAGGATGAAAAAGAGTCCGGACTCAGAGCTATTTTAAATCTGGGTCATACCTTTGGTCATGCTATTGAAACACATACTGGCTATGGCGAATGGTTGCATGGCGAGGCCGTCGCTGTTGGTATGGTGATGGCTGCTGAGCTCTCCTGCCGACTGGGTCGGATTGCCAGAGGAGAAGTACAGGGGATTTTGGCTATTCTAAAGGCTGCAAATCTGCCTGTAGAGACTCCTGAGGGTATGTCACCCGATCGCTTTATTGAACTGATGTCCGTTGATAAGAAAGTGCTGGATGGAAAATTGAGGCTGGTGCTTTTAGAGCAGATCGGTAAAGCCTTTGTGACAGAACGGTTTGACCGAGGTGTGCTTGATAAGATGCTGAGTGAGGTGTGCAGGATATAGAGCTTATTGCTTATTGTTCTTTTTATGTATTTGTGATTGAGGGGTTGGCTGTGTAAAATGGTCAACCCCTTGTCTTTTGTGACGAGGTTAAATGTCTGCAACTTCGACCTATTTTTCGTGAAGTGGTAGTTAAGGGTATACTCTTTTTTTTGTACTCTTTTTTGAATTAAAATCCATAAAAATGAATTAATATTCCTTGAGTGTGGTTACCCCCGCAGCAAAGCCGTCGTAGCACGAGCCAGAAATGCAGCCAGCATCACAGTATGAAGACCGCAGGGGGGTGGAGAGCTGCATTGTCATAGGATAAAGCGCCTTGGCAAAACGAGAATAATGATCGTCCTGGAGCCTGACTGGGAATAGAACAGTCCTGCTTCCAGAGTGACAGAAGTTTCAAGGCATATAATAACTTACGATGAGAGAGTGCTTATGAAAGCAGGTCTGTATAATCCCGGGGAGTTCAGGGATAACTGTGGTTTCGGGCTTATAGCACACATGGAAGGAGAGAAAAGTCATAATCTCTTGACAACTGCGATAGAAGCACTTACCTGCATGACGCACCGGGGTGGTATTGCCGCAGATGGAAAAACAGGCGATGGTTGTGGTTTATTAATTCAGACGCCTGATACCTTCTTCCGCACTGTTGTTAAAGAGCAATTGGGTAAAGATCTTCCAGCCAGGTACGCTGTTGGGATGCTATTCCTCAGTCAGGATGAAACGGTAGCCGATCATGCCAGGAAAAAACTCGAAGCTGAGCTGGAAAAGAAAAAACTGGTAGTGATTGGATGGCGAAAAGTACCCGTCAATAGTGACTGTCTTGGCCCTATTGCCTTAGATCAGCTACCCGTTATTGAACAGGTGTTTGTAGGGTCTCAGGTTGAGTTGGATGAAGAAGAGTTTTCAGCCCGGCTCTATATGGCACGGCGCTTCACCAATATGGCGCTTGAGCAGGATCAGGACTTTTATATCTGCTCCCTGTCGACTCAGGTAGTGACCTACAAAGGTCTGATGATGCCAGTAGATCTGGCTAACTTTTATCAGGATCTGGGTGATCCCCGGTTCGAAACTGCGATCTGCGTATTCCATCAGCGCTTCTCCACAAATACCATGCCTCGCTGGAAGTTGGCCCAGCCTTTCCGTCTGCTGGCTCATAATGGTGAAATTAACACCATCACCGGTAACAGAAACTGGTCACAGGCTCGTCGAAACAAATTTAAATCAGAGCTGCTGCCTGACCTGGATCAGATCTATCCTCTGGTCAACCGAACTGGCTCCGATTCGTCAAGCCTCGACAACATGCTTGAAATTCTGGTAACCGGTGGTGTTGACCTGTACCGGGCTATCCGTATGCTGGTTCCGCCTGCCTGGCAGAATGTTGATACCATGGATCCTGGTCTCAGGGCTTTTTATGAATACAACTCCATGCACATGGAGCCCTGGGATGGTCCTGCAGGTCTGGTTATTACCGACGGTCGTCGTGCGGTTTGTGCACTGGATCGTAATGGTTTGCGTCCTTCCCGCTGGGTCATTACGAAAAACGGGTATCTGACCGTTGCCTCTGAAGTGGGTGTTTACGATTACCAGCCTGAAGATGTGGTGGCAAAAGGTCGTGTTGGTCCGGGTGAAGTTCTGGCCATTGATGTTGAGTCAGGAGAATTGCATCAGGCTCATGATATCGATGAGCAGCTGAAGACTCGCCAGCCCTACAAAAAGTGGTTGAAGCAGAACTCTTATCGTATCCGTTCCCGTTTCAGAGATGAAGATCACAAGATCGAGCATCTGGATTCAGAGCTTCTGAAGGTTCATCAGAAGATGTTCTCGGTCACCTTTGAAGAGCGTGATCAGGTGATTCGTCCTCTGGCTGAGAGTGGGCAGGAAGCTGTAGGCTCAATGGGTGACGATACACCAATGGCGGTTTTGTCGGGTCGTGTGCGTTCTGTGTATGACTTCTTCAGGCAGCAGTTTGCCCAGGTTACCAATCCCCCTATCGATCCTTTGCGTGAAGCGATAGTGATGTCTCTGGAAACTTGCCTGGGACGTGAGAAGAATATATTTGAAGAGACGCCTGAGCATGCGGGCCGTGTGGTACTCAAATCGCCAGTGCTGTCGACAACCAAATTCCTGAATCTGATCAATGCTCATCACCAGCATGATGATCTTGATGTGCTTTACATCGACATCAATTACAAGCCTGAAGAAGGCTTAAAGTCCGCCATTGAGCGTATTTGTGATGAGGCTGAGCAGGCTGTGAGAGACGGCAAGGCTCTGATTCATCTGAGCGATCGCAATATCAGTGACAACAAGCTGCCGGTACATGCAGCCATGGCTACAGGTGCTGTCCATCACAGACTGATTGATACGGGCCTGCGTTCCGATGCTAATATTCTGGTTGAAACGGCAACAGCCAGAGATTCTCATCAGTTTGCGGTACTGCTGGGCTTTGGTGCTACGGCAATTTATCCTTATCTGTCCTATGAAATTATTCATGACCAGATTCGCTCCGGGGAGATTCTCGCAGACCCACTGGATGCCTACAAAGCTTACCGTAAGGGTATCGATAAAGGTCTTTTGAAGATTCTCTCCAAGATGGGTATCTCCACCATTGCTTCCTATCGTGCTGCGCAGCTGTTCGAAGCCATTGGTCTGTCTTCTGAAGTTGTTGACCTTTGTTTCAAAGGGGTTCAGAGCCGTATTGAAGGAGCCGGTTTTGAAGCGATTCAGCAAGATCAGCAGTTGCTTTCCGAGACTGCCTGGAAGAAGAGAAAGCCCATCCAGCAGGGCGGTCTGCTTAAATACGTGCATGACAGTGAGTATCACGCGTTCAATCCTGATGTCGTTCAGCAGCTTCAAAAAGCCGTTTCTACGGGTGATTACGAAGAGTTTCGTCGTTACTCCAAGCTGGTTAACGAAAGACCGGTTGCCACCCTGCGTGATCTGATGGGCCTTAAAACTGCCGATCAGGCTCTTGCTATTGATGAAGTTGAACCTGCTACCGACATTCTCAAGCGATTCGACTCCGCCGCTATGAGTCTTGGTGCTCTGTCTCCGGAAGCCCATGAAGCTCTGGCTGAAGCGATGAACCGTCTGGGTGGTCGTTCCAACTCGGGAGAAGGAGGGGAGGATGAAGCACGCTTTGGCACTAACCGGGTTTCCAAAATAAAGCAGATTGCTTCTGGCCGTTTTGGTGTAACGCCCCATTATCTGGTTAATGCGGATGTCTTGCAGATTAAAGTAGCGCAGGGAGCCAAGCCGGGTGAAGGGGGGCAGCTGCCGGGTGGCAAGGTGAACAAACTGATTGCCAGACTGCGTTATTCAGTACCCGGTGTGACACTGATTTCACCTCCACCGCACCATGATATTTATTCGATTGAGGATCTGGCTCAGCTGATCTTCGACTTGAAGCAGGTGAACCCTGATGCGCTGGTTTCCGTAAAACTGGTATCAGAGCCGGGTGTTGGCACCATCGCTGCGGGTGTTGCCAAGGCTTATGCTGACCTGATTACCATCTCGGGCTATGACGGTGGTACTGCTGCTAGTCCGCTGACGTCTATCAGGTATGCCGGTTCTCCCTGGGAACTGGGTCTGACAGAGGCTCATCAGGCGCTAAGAGCAAATGATTTGCGTGGAAAGGTCCGTCTTCAGACAGATGGTGGTATCAAAACAGGTCTGGATGTCGTTAAAGCGGCCATTCTGGGTGCTGAAAGTTACGGTTTTGGTACAACACCCATGGTTGCCATGGGTTGTAAGTACCTGAGAATCTGCCATCTGAATAACTGTGCAACCGGTGTTGCAACCCAGGATCAGCATCTCAGGGAAAATCACTTCATCGGCACGGTTGAGATGATCATGAACTTCTTCACTTTTGTGGCTGAAGAAGTGCGTGAATGGCTGTCTGTGCTGGGTGCTAAAAGCCTTGAAGAGGTCATTGGCCGTACAGAGTTGCTGGAACTTCTTCCCGGTGACACTGACAAGCAAAAAGGCCTCGATCTGACGCCGATTGTTCGCAACGATCTGATTCCTGAAGATAAGCCCCATACCTGTCAGGTTGAACGTAACCCTTCTTATGACAAGGGTGAGCTGGCAGAGGCTATGGTTGAAGCCTGTCTGGCAGGCATCGAAAGTGGTGAGGGAGGCGAGTTTGAGTTCACGGTGAGTAACTGTGACCGCTCAATCGGTGCGAGATT
This window harbors:
- a CDS encoding pilus assembly protein PilM, whose amino-acid sequence is MFGLFNNKTSAVLGVDISSTSVKVLELGRGSKGYRIEAYGEEPLPPGTVVENVIQEPEAVGEAIRRAVSRSRSSVKNAAVAVSGSAVITKTIEMDSSLSDDEMETQITVEADQYIPYALDEVAIDFEVLGLKENNPERAEVLLAACRRDNVEMREEALGLGGLKAKVVDVEAFAMERVYELVSDMLELPEEDPVVAIVDIGASSTSISVLSNGQTIYTREQLFGGRQLTDEIQRRYGLSPEEAEKSKREGGISDDFEPEVLEPFKEAVVQQVSRSLQFFYSSSQYNDVDAILMAGGTSSIPGLAALVQDKLGTQALLANPFARMALSPKVDASKLTGSAPALMIACGLAMRSFD
- a CDS encoding type 4a pilus biogenesis protein PilO, with translation MSFADSLKKLNELDLAELDLENVGGWPLPVRVIACLLTLGLVLFLGYQLHLSNLQKTYGTVIAEERELKDQFRIKAFQAANLDSYRGQMEQMEASFGALVKQLPSDTEVPGLLEDITFTGRGAGLTFETIKLQPEKATEFYIELPISISVGGNYHDIGNFVSGVASLSRIVTLHDFSITPEKNGQMLKMEILARTYRYNDRESQ
- a CDS encoding type IV pilus secretin PilQ family protein: MNNKPVLKASAVRMLLYMVLAWLPLSVWGITLKKMDAGTLPGDIVELRLMFDGPAPEAKGYTIEQPPRISLDLPFTRSDLPKYNEVGFQNTESVTVLEAGGRTRLVVNLKTAAGFTTKADGNVLYVYVGAEGSNTRSVLPTVASSGAPLADPASQGITHIDFQRGEEGEGNVVITLADPNIPMDMNELGGRIRLEFQGNVLPGRLRNRLDVIDFATPVKFIDAKVEDGNAVVVIEPKGDYSYLAYQADNTLTVSVKPVSDKDYGRDRKGLAYKGDKLSLNFQDIEVRAVLQLIADFTDLNLVASDTVSGNVTLRLQNVPWDQALDIVLKSKGLDKRLEGNVLTVAPAEEIAARERQQLENDKQIRELAPVYTDLIQINYADAEEIATVLAGEGEETSLLTERGSVQVVARTNSLLVKDTQEKLDELRALIQRLDIPVRQVMIEARIVNMNSNFTRDLGVKWGGATDFDRSANRDVAVGGQGTQATIVDGVPTVQLPDNAPFLDFGVAGENAATLAIGFATNSTLLNLELSAILSDGGGETVSQPKVITADKTKAVIKSGKEIPYEEKTSSGATSVAFKDAVLSLEVTPQITPEGSIIMDVTVTNDSQGADAPNGVPTINKNEVNTQVLVRDGETVVLGGVFTQEKKKGAVKVPVLGDIPYVGRLFRKDTNSDVKTELMIFITPRVVNDNITLR
- the aroB gene encoding 3-dehydroquinate synthase, translating into MLELNVDLGERSYPIFIGSGLYAGAARPELLQPYIKGQQVAVVTNETIAPLYLDRVRSLLDGFDLTEVILPDGEAFKNLNTLEKVFDGLLEARHTRKTTLIALGGGVVGDMTGFAAAAYQRGVDFIQIPTTLLSQVDSSVGGKTGVNHSMGKNMIGAFHQPNVVLIDTDSLNTLPDREFSAGVAEVIKYGLICDESFYQWLQANIERIMARDQQALTYAIHRSCSDKAWVVAEDEKESGLRAILNLGHTFGHAIETHTGYGEWLHGEAVAVGMVMAAELSCRLGRIARGEVQGILAILKAANLPVETPEGMSPDRFIELMSVDKKVLDGKLRLVLLEQIGKAFVTERFDRGVLDKMLSEVCRI
- the aroK gene encoding shikimate kinase AroK, coding for MPLRNIYLVGPMGAGKSTIGRMLAKELGLPFFDSDHEVEARSGAEIPWIFDVEGEEGFRQREIQVIQDLCSRQGIVLATGGGAVTRLENRQQLGTSGVVVFLKASVAAQLVRTEKDKKRPLLQRPDREQVLTQLLNERAPLYSCIADIELDTELLSPKALINEIIRTVGKLP
- a CDS encoding pilus assembly protein PilP, which translates into the protein MKCLQRLLIVCAGGALLGCSGNSGFSDLDQYMAEMRSKPSGRIEPLPTFTPYEAFTYSASGLRSPFEPPIKLKASDRALSSNVKPDNGRSRQYLEQFDIETFALVGSISNDDGLWGLIRGDDGIHRVRLGDYLGKNHGRITYIDDSELRIIEIVPAGSDVWIERPRSMRLDLGQP
- a CDS encoding PilN domain-containing protein, which gives rise to MARINLLPWREQLREERKKRFIAAWLMTILAGGAMIFMADIYTGNAISHQQSRNQYLQNKIVELDKSIAEIKGLREKRAQLLERMEVIQNLQGNRPIIVRVFDQLARLIPDGVHFKSLQFQGDTLKLVGVAESNNRISSLMRNFDSSEWFSDPNLTAVRKVTLGGERMNEFDLTVIRTSPEKEVGDES